In one window of Mesoplodon densirostris isolate mMesDen1 chromosome 4, mMesDen1 primary haplotype, whole genome shotgun sequence DNA:
- the CIAO2A gene encoding cytosolic iron-sulfur assembly component 2A isoform X2, which yields MERVSGLLSWTLSRVLWLSGLFERGAARQPRIMEEKALEVYDLIRTIRDPEKPNTLEELEVVTESCVEVQEINEEDYLVIIRFTPTVPHCSLATLIVGNLHF from the exons ATGGAGCGGGTGTCCGGACTGCTCTCCTGGACGCTGAGCAGAGTCCTGTGGCTGTCGGGCCTCTTTGAGCGGGGAGCTGCCCGGCAGCCCCGGATCATGGAAGAGAAAGCGCTTGAAGTTTATG ATTTGATTCGAACTATCCGGGACCCAGAGAAACCCAATACTTTAGAAGAACTGGAAGTGGTAACGGAAAGTTGTGTGGAGGTTCAGGAGATAAATGAAGAAGACTATTTGGTTATTATCAGGTTCACGCCAACAGTACCTCATTGCTCTTTGGCGACTCTTATTG